From a region of the Butyrivibrio sp. AE3004 genome:
- a CDS encoding Ig-like domain-containing protein, producing MKKRKEKKGNTRLLKFLSLYLVLTLLMTGITFIPGNYAIAVKAARRHPTGDIAQATVPKINEPIILEGKEAKKLQKQLLASPAYKLGEYANLLSDFEKDLYKLYVKTIFNAAPNGTTEKVAKEKYTSVVEVSAASYNALMKIIDNDDNWDVEYQHIWEASYADYIDKVEPIICDIEGGITPISANGKYYFQAYGVTNYAANPDTLNAKLENAANRFLASIKNGTSDAETELLIHDALIDNITYDDAGAKDGLLCHTAYAALVEGLAVCDGYSSALSYLLKKKNIDSLVMSGMAGGGGHAWNRVKLGSDWYEVDLTWDDSDDPNATEEARHEFFNITTSKIENLGDKYSHLRKSPYIGELMDSPEATGTTYNYEYMKEHYPYSSVKATKITTDITSKTLKVGESVTATATLTPSDATNKYVKWLTSDSSVADVDGGVITGIHSGTATITAVAGSDNKVIAPIQITVYQPVTGLTLDKTNLSLRVGETAPLTSTIIPADADDKTVTWSSSDEAVATVANGTITAVKTGTATITATSHYDNSITATCKVTVIIPVAGLTLDKNALSLKVGEAAILTPTITPENADDKTIIWTSSNEAVATVANGTVTAIGSGTAVIKATSNENSSIAATCSVTVSKAAGADITTGTDKSANTFKVISGSDNNVSYTGNGNKKATSLSIPSTVSDENGITYTVTEIGAKALKGRSKLKKLTIPATVTTIRSKAFSGCKKLEKITINGNNLKTIESGAFSGISKNAKFTIKTSSKSAYKTLVKRIKKCGGKNATFKWKKS from the coding sequence ATGAAGAAAAGAAAAGAGAAAAAAGGAAACACCAGGTTACTGAAATTTTTATCCTTATATCTGGTACTGACATTACTAATGACCGGTATAACCTTTATCCCCGGAAATTATGCGATTGCTGTAAAAGCCGCGCGCAGACATCCAACAGGAGACATAGCTCAGGCTACTGTACCAAAAATAAATGAGCCCATTATCTTAGAGGGTAAAGAAGCGAAAAAGCTGCAAAAGCAGCTCCTTGCAAGTCCTGCCTACAAGCTGGGTGAATATGCAAATCTTCTTAGTGATTTTGAGAAGGATCTATACAAGCTTTATGTAAAGACAATCTTCAATGCAGCTCCAAACGGCACAACAGAAAAGGTTGCCAAAGAAAAGTACACTTCTGTTGTAGAAGTTTCTGCAGCTTCTTACAACGCTCTTATGAAAATAATTGATAATGACGATAATTGGGATGTTGAATATCAGCATATATGGGAAGCATCCTATGCTGATTACATCGACAAAGTTGAACCCATAATCTGTGATATTGAAGGAGGTATAACTCCTATTTCCGCAAATGGTAAATACTATTTCCAGGCCTACGGAGTCACAAATTATGCCGCAAACCCGGATACCCTGAATGCAAAGCTGGAAAATGCAGCTAACAGATTCCTTGCAAGTATCAAAAACGGAACATCCGATGCGGAGACGGAATTGCTGATCCATGATGCACTTATCGATAATATTACCTACGATGACGCCGGAGCTAAAGACGGGCTTCTTTGCCACACCGCATATGCTGCCCTTGTGGAGGGGCTTGCTGTATGCGATGGTTACTCCTCAGCCCTTTCATATTTACTTAAGAAAAAAAATATTGATTCCCTTGTTATGTCCGGCATGGCAGGCGGAGGCGGACATGCCTGGAACAGAGTAAAGCTCGGCTCTGACTGGTATGAAGTTGATCTTACCTGGGATGATAGCGATGACCCTAATGCTACAGAGGAAGCCCGTCATGAATTCTTCAATATAACAACCTCTAAGATTGAAAATCTGGGAGACAAGTATAGTCACCTCCGTAAATCACCATATATTGGCGAGCTGATGGATTCTCCCGAAGCAACAGGAACAACCTACAACTATGAATACATGAAGGAGCACTATCCGTATTCATCAGTTAAGGCTACCAAAATTACTACAGATATTACATCAAAAACATTAAAGGTTGGTGAATCAGTTACAGCTACAGCCACTCTTACTCCTTCCGATGCTACAAACAAATATGTAAAGTGGCTGACTTCCGACTCCTCCGTCGCTGATGTTGACGGCGGCGTGATAACAGGAATACATTCAGGTACTGCAACAATAACTGCTGTCGCAGGATCAGATAATAAAGTAATAGCGCCCATACAGATAACCGTTTATCAGCCTGTTACAGGCTTAACGCTTGATAAGACAAATCTTTCATTAAGAGTTGGAGAAACGGCACCCTTAACATCAACAATCATTCCTGCGGATGCAGATGACAAAACTGTTACATGGTCTTCGTCAGATGAAGCCGTTGCTACTGTAGCAAATGGCACTATCACCGCAGTAAAAACCGGAACAGCCACAATTACTGCTACTTCACACTACGATAATTCAATAACCGCTACCTGTAAGGTTACAGTAATTATCCCCGTAGCAGGACTTACGCTCGATAAGAATGCCCTTTCGCTGAAGGTTGGCGAAGCAGCAATCCTGACACCTACTATCACGCCTGAAAACGCAGATGACAAGACCATTATATGGACATCATCAAACGAAGCTGTTGCCACAGTAGCAAACGGAACAGTAACCGCAATCGGCTCAGGTACAGCTGTCATAAAAGCTACATCAAACGAAAACAGTTCTATAGCTGCTACATGCTCTGTTACCGTTTCCAAGGCAGCCGGCGCTGACATAACCACAGGAACCGATAAATCAGCCAACACCTTCAAGGTTATTTCAGGAAGCGATAATAATGTTTCCTATACCGGAAATGGAAATAAGAAGGCTACATCACTAAGCATCCCTTCAACTGTATCCGATGAAAACGGTATCACCTACACTGTAACCGAGATAGGTGCAAAAGCACTTAAGGGCCGCTCAAAGCTTAAGAAGCTCACAATCCCTGCAACCGTTACAACAATCAGATCAAAGGCATTCTCCGGATGCAAAAAGCTTGAAAAAATTACCATTAACGGCAACAACCTTAAGACCATAGAAAGCGGTGCCTTTAGCGGCATTTCGAAAAATGCAAAATTCACAATAAAGACTTCCAGCAAGTCAGCCTATAAGACTCTCGTAAAGAGAATCAAGAAGTGCGGCGGTAAAAACGCCACATTCAAGTGGAAGAAGTCGTAA
- the cysS gene encoding cysteine--tRNA ligase, translated as MAHKFSFYNTLSRTIEEFKPNEEGKVSMYTCGPTVYHFAHIGNIRTYIMQDALIKALEYCGYDVKRVMNITDVGHLSSDADTGEDKMLAGAKREHKTVMEIADFYTKAFFKDFDAVGNKRPDITEPATNCIPEFIHMVETLLEKGFAYVAGGNVYFDTSKLDDYYVFSSAIEKEQLAVGVRDDVEEDTAKKNKTDFVLWFTKSKFEDQALKWDSPWGVGYPGWHIECSCISMKHLGEYIDIHCGGVDNIFPHHTNEIAQSESYLGHRWCKYWFHSNHLNDRAGKMSKSKGAVLTVSVLQEKGYDPLVYRFFCLQSHYRKPLEFSFEVLDNTVTAYNNLVKKVEALIGSDEAIKAAAEKYKSENAGAGITDRNAESFARFLEAVNSSADIDENVKKEFEEKFADAISNDLNTSMAVTLLYDILKADTNAATKLAVVDSFDKVLSLDLIGHALADDSADVDPELEAYIKDAIERRAAAKKAKDFATADAIRDELLAKGVEIKDTREGVKWTLV; from the coding sequence ATGGCACATAAATTCAGCTTTTATAATACTCTTTCAAGAACAATTGAAGAGTTTAAACCAAACGAAGAGGGTAAGGTTTCCATGTATACCTGTGGACCTACTGTTTATCACTTCGCACATATAGGAAATATCAGAACCTACATCATGCAGGATGCTCTTATCAAGGCACTTGAATACTGTGGCTACGATGTTAAGCGTGTTATGAATATCACTGATGTGGGACACCTTTCATCAGATGCTGATACAGGCGAAGATAAGATGCTTGCAGGTGCTAAGCGTGAGCACAAGACAGTAATGGAGATTGCGGATTTTTATACAAAGGCATTCTTTAAGGATTTTGATGCTGTCGGCAACAAGCGCCCAGATATCACTGAGCCTGCAACCAATTGCATACCTGAGTTTATTCATATGGTAGAGACTCTTCTGGAAAAGGGCTTTGCATATGTTGCAGGAGGTAACGTGTATTTCGATACCAGCAAGCTTGATGACTACTATGTTTTTTCATCCGCTATAGAAAAAGAGCAGCTCGCAGTTGGTGTTCGTGATGATGTGGAAGAGGATACAGCCAAGAAAAACAAGACGGATTTTGTTCTCTGGTTTACGAAGTCAAAATTTGAAGATCAGGCGCTTAAGTGGGACAGCCCATGGGGAGTCGGATATCCCGGCTGGCACATTGAGTGCTCATGCATTTCCATGAAGCATCTTGGGGAATATATAGACATCCACTGCGGCGGTGTTGATAATATTTTCCCGCACCACACAAACGAGATCGCACAGTCTGAGAGTTATCTGGGTCACAGATGGTGCAAATACTGGTTCCATTCAAATCACTTAAATGACAGAGCCGGTAAAATGTCCAAATCCAAGGGTGCTGTTCTCACAGTATCCGTGCTTCAGGAGAAGGGCTATGATCCGCTTGTTTACAGATTCTTCTGCCTGCAGTCACATTACAGAAAGCCGCTTGAATTTTCATTTGAAGTACTTGATAACACAGTGACTGCTTACAATAACCTGGTTAAGAAGGTTGAAGCACTTATCGGCTCAGATGAGGCTATTAAGGCAGCAGCTGAGAAGTATAAGAGCGAGAATGCTGGTGCAGGTATTACTGACAGAAATGCAGAGAGCTTTGCAAGGTTCCTTGAGGCAGTTAACAGTAGTGCTGATATCGATGAGAATGTTAAAAAGGAATTTGAGGAGAAATTTGCAGATGCTATTTCAAACGACCTCAATACTTCAATGGCAGTGACTCTTCTTTACGATATACTTAAGGCAGATACGAACGCAGCTACAAAGCTTGCTGTTGTGGACAGCTTTGATAAGGTGCTGTCACTTGATTTAATAGGGCATGCGCTGGCAGATGATTCTGCTGATGTAGATCCCGAGCTTGAGGCATATATTAAGGATGCTATTGAGCGCAGGGCTGCTGCAAAGAAGGCAAAGGATTTTGCTACAGCAGATGCGATCAGAGATGAACTTCTTGCAAAGGGAGTGGAGATAAAGGATACACGCGAAGGCGTTAAGTGGACATTGGTATAA
- a CDS encoding DUF6171 family protein yields the protein MDTRVCRHCLLRDIEGEEKKMIQKYKDAIEPEDRVSDAVYEDRLSVCTKCDKLSSGTCGACGCYVELRALGINAHCPKKKW from the coding sequence ATGGATACCAGAGTTTGCAGACATTGTCTTCTGAGGGATATTGAAGGCGAAGAGAAGAAAATGATTCAAAAGTACAAAGATGCCATTGAACCTGAGGACAGGGTATCTGATGCTGTCTACGAGGACAGGCTGTCTGTCTGCACAAAATGTGACAAGCTTAGCAGCGGAACCTGCGGGGCGTGCGGGTGTTACGTAGAGCTCAGGGCACTTGGTATAAACGCTCATTGTCCCAAAAAGAAGTGGTAA
- a CDS encoding alpha-N-arabinofuranosidase, translating into MAKLIINNENKKSKIAPEIYGHFSEHLGRCIYEGLYVGENSDIPNVNGMRSDVVEALKEMKIPVLRWPGGCFADEYHWMDGIGPKEKRKKMINTHWGGVIEDNSFGTHEFFELTKQLGCKTYVNANLGSGTVREMSEWVEYMTFNGVSPMADLRKENGHEEPWTVDYLGVGNENWGCGGNMRPTHYADEYRRYQTYVRNYDGSKPIKKICCGPNVDDYNWTQKVLETCFDHTPSQFHGFMDGLSLHYYTLPETENDWNFKGSATDFTEEVFYQTLKRSAFMEELINKHGAIMDQYDPAKSIGLMVDEWGIWTDVEPGTNPGFLYQQNTMRDALVAGMNLNIFNKHSDRVKMACIAQMVNVLQSVILTEGEKMIKTPTYYVFKMFRYHQNATLLDSVLVNNSTVGQDKNELPKIFESVSEDENGNVTITLTNNSLEAAEDVEIAFTKDGPSYTVSEAAVVTGKMADHNTFENGDVVKEESFKDYSKTESGITVKIPACSVLMLRLNK; encoded by the coding sequence TTGGCAAAGCTTATTATCAACAATGAAAACAAGAAATCCAAAATAGCACCGGAAATTTACGGACATTTTTCAGAGCATCTCGGAAGATGTATTTACGAGGGACTTTATGTAGGCGAGAACTCTGATATTCCCAATGTTAACGGTATGAGAAGCGACGTTGTGGAGGCACTTAAGGAAATGAAGATTCCGGTCCTTCGCTGGCCCGGCGGATGCTTTGCGGATGAATATCATTGGATGGATGGTATTGGTCCAAAGGAGAAGAGAAAGAAGATGATCAACACCCACTGGGGCGGAGTAATCGAGGACAACAGCTTTGGTACACACGAATTTTTTGAACTTACAAAGCAGCTTGGATGTAAGACTTATGTAAATGCTAACCTCGGCTCAGGCACAGTAAGAGAGATGAGCGAATGGGTTGAATATATGACCTTCAACGGTGTTTCACCTATGGCTGATCTTAGAAAAGAGAACGGACATGAGGAGCCCTGGACAGTAGATTATCTTGGTGTTGGCAATGAAAACTGGGGCTGCGGCGGAAATATGAGACCCACCCACTATGCCGACGAGTACAGAAGATATCAGACTTATGTAAGAAATTATGATGGTTCTAAGCCTATTAAGAAGATTTGCTGTGGACCAAATGTTGATGATTACAACTGGACACAAAAAGTGCTTGAGACCTGTTTTGACCATACACCTTCACAGTTCCATGGCTTTATGGACGGGCTTTCACTCCATTACTATACACTTCCCGAGACAGAGAATGATTGGAACTTCAAGGGCTCTGCAACAGATTTTACTGAGGAAGTATTCTATCAGACACTTAAGAGAAGTGCATTTATGGAAGAGCTTATAAACAAGCATGGAGCAATAATGGATCAGTATGATCCTGCTAAGAGCATTGGCCTTATGGTTGATGAATGGGGTATTTGGACTGATGTTGAGCCCGGAACAAATCCCGGTTTCCTGTATCAGCAGAATACTATGCGTGATGCTCTTGTTGCCGGTATGAACCTTAATATTTTCAATAAGCATTCAGACCGTGTGAAGATGGCATGTATCGCTCAGATGGTTAACGTACTTCAGTCCGTAATCCTTACTGAGGGTGAGAAGATGATAAAGACACCTACCTACTATGTATTCAAGATGTTCAGATATCATCAGAATGCAACTCTCCTTGACAGTGTTCTTGTTAACAACAGTACAGTAGGTCAGGATAAGAATGAGCTTCCTAAGATTTTCGAATCTGTATCTGAGGATGAAAATGGTAATGTGACAATAACTCTTACAAACAACTCACTTGAGGCAGCAGAGGATGTTGAGATTGCCTTCACAAAGGATGGACCTTCCTATACTGTATCAGAGGCAGCTGTGGTAACAGGTAAGATGGCGGATCACAATACCTTTGAGAACGGTGATGTGGTGAAAGAGGAATCATTCAAGGACTACAGTAAGACTGAAAGTGGTATAACAGTAAAGATTCCTGCATGCTCTGTACTTATGCTACGTTTAAATAAATAA
- a CDS encoding fibronectin type III domain-containing protein, with protein sequence MKKKFKSRFRLLFCIIAVFSLSCLFIPKTAKAANNERTIYCIDSTETSITVDWSSAANYLLQQKNKEWKNSYFEYFQVSIYDSEDNTSHPVSGPGGPPQISGSTRRYTFTGLDPEKSYNVYVGYSITSSSSGGWRSSSYLTGVRFCPASKTSTMPVLGVSGTTATVDYRNLLKEIKNDYKDYSSLNISCYLGYADEADGKDAALQKAKDMIGKKELKLNKSQANYMFRGLSSDHSYTAVIGANIQYHDGQKTKYKFRYFIATGIKPEGIDDSATFQKAAQFVPADTSTIDKTMQGKYFVNGQYTNSELYIKADSTTDSITIDWGTQKSTTKKITPAKDESTIELMLVENKQYNPESDKRQYGYSYNYGPNLREAVKRIDSSPIKVKSGDTSYTFNNLKKDCSYGIVMKCGYSDTDKSKDLVYAYLRDTKTSDGTEGKKQSTYSKITSELQGAYMFDMNVLRNGSIAILDWSSALENFYNQDALKDFNPQNGYYSNDYENLFTIGYAELPESCSQPDLVASYNKAIKMAEGTSGYDALSVENSYRNFRLYGLNPDKKYIFIVAFNPICYNYGDSISLSRQTFCYDESGMNYYKAQKTGVSYYGSEPKPSGTTKDKPSGSSDTGKTDPSMNPAPSDKSQDSTTNKNNSQDSSNGSGTSSASGIPVNSWPGDKGSNAETEIAVNKKVPGKAWISQDKDTIAASTLKKKTQTVTLTINNSKGKISVKDISKKGLLKNATVKIKGRKVTIKFKKGSKKGTYKFKVTVGAKGKIKKTTETVKIKVK encoded by the coding sequence AATGGAAAAACAGCTATTTTGAATACTTCCAGGTAAGTATCTATGATTCAGAGGATAATACATCCCATCCTGTCTCAGGTCCCGGTGGCCCACCTCAAATAAGCGGTTCAACAAGGAGGTATACATTTACGGGGCTCGATCCCGAGAAATCCTATAACGTCTATGTCGGCTACTCTATCACCTCAAGTTCATCAGGCGGATGGAGAAGCTCCAGCTATTTGACGGGAGTAAGATTTTGTCCTGCTTCAAAAACATCCACCATGCCTGTTCTTGGTGTCAGCGGAACCACAGCTACAGTGGATTACAGGAATCTCTTAAAGGAAATAAAAAATGACTATAAGGATTATTCAAGCCTGAACATATCATGTTACCTTGGCTATGCTGATGAGGCTGACGGCAAGGATGCTGCTCTGCAAAAAGCAAAGGATATGATTGGTAAAAAAGAGCTTAAGCTAAACAAATCGCAGGCCAATTACATGTTCCGAGGTCTATCTTCGGACCACTCCTACACCGCTGTAATAGGTGCCAATATACAATATCATGATGGCCAAAAAACAAAATATAAATTCAGGTACTTCATAGCAACAGGAATTAAACCTGAAGGCATTGATGACTCCGCTACCTTCCAAAAGGCTGCGCAATTTGTACCTGCCGACACATCAACAATAGACAAAACCATGCAGGGTAAATACTTTGTTAACGGGCAGTACACGAATTCTGAGCTTTATATTAAGGCTGATTCTACAACAGACTCAATAACAATAGACTGGGGAACTCAGAAAAGCACAACAAAAAAAATCACTCCTGCAAAAGATGAAAGCACTATTGAGCTTATGCTTGTTGAGAATAAGCAATATAACCCGGAATCTGACAAAAGACAATACGGGTATTCCTATAACTACGGCCCCAATCTCAGAGAGGCTGTTAAAAGGATTGACTCATCACCGATAAAAGTAAAGAGTGGTGATACAAGCTACACCTTCAATAATCTTAAAAAGGATTGCAGCTATGGTATAGTGATGAAATGCGGGTATTCGGATACCGACAAATCAAAAGATCTTGTTTATGCCTATCTCAGAGATACAAAGACCTCAGACGGAACAGAAGGCAAGAAGCAAAGCACATACTCAAAGATCACTTCAGAGCTTCAGGGTGCATACATGTTTGATATGAATGTGCTAAGAAACGGAAGCATAGCAATTCTTGACTGGAGCAGCGCTCTGGAAAACTTTTATAATCAGGATGCGTTAAAAGATTTCAATCCACAAAACGGCTATTACTCAAATGATTATGAAAATCTTTTCACAATAGGCTATGCTGAGCTTCCGGAAAGTTGCAGCCAGCCTGACCTTGTTGCAAGCTACAATAAAGCAATAAAAATGGCAGAAGGAACTTCAGGCTATGATGCTCTTTCAGTTGAAAATTCCTATCGGAATTTCAGACTGTATGGCCTTAATCCTGATAAAAAATATATTTTTATCGTTGCCTTTAATCCAATCTGCTACAACTATGGTGACTCCATAAGTCTGTCTCGCCAGACCTTCTGCTATGATGAGAGCGGAATGAATTACTATAAAGCACAAAAGACAGGTGTTTCCTATTACGGATCAGAGCCAAAACCTTCCGGAACCACAAAGGATAAACCTTCGGGATCAAGTGATACCGGTAAGACAGATCCGTCCATGAATCCCGCCCCTTCCGATAAGTCACAGGATTCTACAACTAATAAGAATAACAGCCAAGACTCATCAAATGGTTCCGGCACTTCATCAGCTTCAGGCATACCTGTAAACAGCTGGCCCGGTGACAAAGGCTCAAATGCTGAAACCGAAATTGCCGTGAACAAAAAGGTTCCCGGCAAAGCCTGGATATCTCAGGATAAGGATACAATTGCCGCCTCAACGCTTAAGAAAAAAACACAAACAGTTACACTTACCATAAATAATTCAAAGGGTAAGATTTCTGTTAAGGACATTTCCAAAAAAGGTCTTTTGAAGAATGCTACTGTAAAAATAAAGGGCCGCAAAGTAACTATCAAGTTCAAAAAAGGCAGCAAAAAAGGTACTTACAAATTCAAAGTAACTGTCGGTGCTAAAGGAAAGATCAAAAAAACAACCGAAACAGTAAAAATAAAAGTCAAATAA